From Amycolatopsis sp. YIM 10, the proteins below share one genomic window:
- a CDS encoding bifunctional methylenetetrahydrofolate dehydrogenase/methenyltetrahydrofolate cyclohydrolase — MTATVLDGKATKDAIFDELKPRVAALAERGITPGLATVLVGDDPGSHWYVKAKHADSAKVGVNSIRRDLPAGITQDKLEAVVDELNADPACTGYIVQMPLPKHLDTGAILERIDPDKDADGLAPVSLGRLVLGETAPLPCTPLGIVELLRRYDVPLDGARVTVIGRGITVGRPLGLLLTRRSENSTVTLCHTGTRDLAAEVKRADIVVAAAGVPGIITPEMVKPGAAVLDVGVSRVDGKIAGDLAAGVEEVAGFISPNPGGVGPMTRAMLISNVVEAAERAAR; from the coding sequence GTGACGGCGACGGTTCTCGACGGCAAGGCGACCAAGGACGCGATCTTCGACGAGCTCAAGCCGCGGGTCGCGGCGCTCGCCGAGCGCGGCATCACCCCGGGGCTGGCCACCGTGCTGGTCGGCGACGATCCCGGCTCCCACTGGTACGTCAAGGCGAAGCACGCGGACAGCGCCAAGGTCGGGGTGAACTCCATCCGGCGCGACCTGCCCGCCGGCATCACCCAGGACAAGCTCGAAGCGGTGGTCGACGAGCTGAACGCCGATCCGGCGTGCACCGGCTACATCGTGCAGATGCCGCTGCCGAAGCACCTGGACACCGGCGCCATCCTCGAGCGGATCGACCCGGACAAGGACGCCGACGGCCTCGCCCCGGTCAGCCTCGGCAGGCTGGTGCTCGGCGAGACCGCGCCGCTGCCGTGCACCCCGCTGGGCATCGTGGAACTGCTGCGCCGCTACGACGTGCCGCTCGACGGCGCGCGGGTGACCGTGATCGGCCGCGGCATCACCGTCGGCAGGCCGCTGGGCCTGCTGCTCACCCGGCGCAGCGAGAACTCGACGGTGACGCTGTGCCACACCGGCACCCGTGACCTGGCCGCCGAGGTCAAGCGCGCGGACATCGTGGTGGCCGCGGCGGGCGTGCCGGGCATCATCACGCCGGAGATGGTCAAGCCGGGCGCCGCGGTGCTCGACGTCGGGGTGTCCAGGGTGGACGGCAAGATCGCCGGTGACCTGGCGGCCGGGGTCGAGGAGGTGGCCGGGTTCATCTCGCCGAACCCCGGCGGCGTCGGCCCGATGACCAGGGCGATGCTGATCAGCAACGTGGTGGAAGCCGCCGAGCGGGCCGCGCGGTGA
- a CDS encoding DUF3017 domain-containing protein: MALVALAALRIGMYHWRQGAALIGGALLTAAVLRGVLSDARAGLLAIRGKAVDVITYTTFAALILFVALTITRGPGV, from the coding sequence ATGGCGCTGGTGGCGCTGGCCGCGCTGCGGATCGGGATGTACCACTGGCGCCAGGGCGCGGCCCTGATCGGCGGCGCGCTGCTGACCGCCGCGGTGCTGCGTGGCGTGCTCTCGGACGCGCGCGCGGGGCTGCTGGCCATCCGCGGCAAGGCGGTCGACGTGATCACCTACACCACCTTCGCCGCGCTCATTCTGTTCGTGGCGCTCACCATCACGCGCGGCCCCGGCGTCTGA
- a CDS encoding alpha/beta hydrolase: MIRSTFFATALTGVLALAVVVAPAATAGPSLAWGPCTESGLERYQCAIAEVPIDHAHPDGPKLGLSVVRQPAADPARRIGTLFLAVGGPGGSGVDSAKGRELAQGELAERFDVVTFDQRGIGRSGQIRCFGSAAEQEEFWAGAVIPPANRAEERAAAERSRAYAAGCAEHGGELRKHLTTADAARDLDWLREAVGDAKLTYSGGSYASYLGQVYGAMFPERVRALQLTAMIDPEGYTNRTTSTLLERSAGTEGVLREFARLCDSAGPRCALSGNALARNAAVLDRLKQGPIHVGSLAVHYRDVVPTQANMLYDTQVGWPAFAALVAELERGPSGDEALVSEILNASAFRLDFLDSFTAITCADVRAPQLPEAWPLLNRAFDAQSPHYGRSWWYLTQPCGAWPPSPQRHTGPWQLRSETPALLINNRYDPVTPLSYAHTAQRLLGNAHLLVVEGHGHTPQSTCADEARTHYLLTQSPPTGHTSTCPATPVPFPPT, from the coding sequence GTGATCCGATCAACCTTCTTCGCCACCGCGCTGACCGGGGTGCTGGCACTGGCCGTGGTCGTGGCACCCGCCGCGACCGCCGGCCCGTCGCTGGCGTGGGGACCGTGCACCGAGTCGGGGCTCGAGCGGTACCAGTGCGCGATCGCCGAAGTGCCGATCGATCACGCGCACCCGGACGGGCCGAAGCTCGGCCTGTCCGTGGTGCGCCAGCCCGCCGCGGATCCGGCGCGCCGCATCGGCACGCTGTTCCTGGCGGTGGGCGGTCCCGGCGGGTCGGGGGTGGATTCCGCGAAGGGCCGCGAGCTGGCTCAGGGTGAGCTGGCCGAACGGTTCGACGTGGTCACCTTCGACCAGCGTGGGATCGGGCGCAGCGGGCAGATCCGCTGCTTCGGCTCGGCCGCGGAGCAGGAGGAGTTCTGGGCCGGGGCGGTCATCCCACCGGCGAACCGCGCGGAGGAGCGGGCCGCCGCGGAGCGCAGCCGGGCCTATGCGGCGGGATGCGCCGAACACGGTGGCGAGCTGCGGAAGCACCTCACCACCGCGGACGCCGCGCGTGACCTGGACTGGCTGCGCGAGGCCGTCGGGGACGCGAAGCTGACCTACTCGGGCGGTTCGTACGCGAGCTACCTCGGGCAGGTCTACGGCGCGATGTTCCCGGAGCGGGTCCGGGCGTTGCAACTGACCGCGATGATCGATCCGGAGGGGTACACCAACCGCACCACGTCGACGCTGCTGGAGCGCTCAGCCGGGACTGAAGGCGTGCTGCGGGAGTTCGCCCGGTTGTGCGATTCCGCGGGGCCGCGCTGCGCTCTGTCGGGGAACGCACTGGCCAGGAACGCCGCCGTACTGGACCGGTTGAAGCAGGGTCCGATCCATGTCGGTTCGCTCGCGGTGCACTACCGGGACGTCGTGCCGACGCAGGCGAACATGCTCTACGACACCCAGGTGGGCTGGCCCGCTTTCGCCGCACTGGTCGCCGAACTGGAACGCGGCCCGTCCGGTGACGAGGCCTTGGTGTCGGAGATTCTGAACGCCTCGGCATTCCGGCTGGACTTCCTGGACTCGTTCACCGCGATCACCTGCGCGGATGTCCGGGCGCCGCAACTGCCTGAGGCGTGGCCCCTGCTGAACCGGGCTTTCGATGCGCAGTCGCCGCACTACGGGCGCAGCTGGTGGTACCTGACGCAACCCTGCGGTGCCTGGCCGCCCTCGCCGCAACGGCACACGGGGCCGTGGCAACTGCGTTCGGAGACCCCGGCCCTACTGATCAACAACCGCTACGATCCGGTGACTCCGCTGTCCTACGCGCACACCGCGCAACGCCTGCTGGGCAACGCCCACCTGCTCGTCGTCGAGGGGCACGGACACACCCCACAGAGCACCTGCGCGGACGAGGCACGTACCCACTACCTCCTCACCCAATCCCCACCCACTGGCCACACCTCCACCTGCCCAGCCACCCCGGTCCCCTTCCCACCCACCTGA
- a CDS encoding TetR/AcrR family transcriptional regulator, with amino-acid sequence MILSSTERTGDARERLLARLLDAFDEALPAPEVSLREIAARAGTSHALLRYHFGSLPGVLAAMLKAQRARDNEALFEAAQQGTFDDLVVAIWRTYTRPEQLSRVRGFFHVVGLAAYSPENFREFIDSLDDLTKILASLAEREGLDAEEALTTATVTIAAIRGLLLQEVLTPAAHSEDAVALILRMRRDQSAPRTPPGP; translated from the coding sequence GTGATCCTGTCAAGCACGGAACGCACCGGCGACGCACGCGAGCGCCTCCTGGCCCGGCTTCTCGACGCCTTCGACGAGGCCCTTCCCGCACCGGAGGTGTCGCTGCGCGAGATCGCCGCCCGGGCCGGGACCAGCCACGCCCTCCTGCGATACCACTTCGGGTCGCTCCCGGGCGTCCTGGCGGCCATGCTCAAGGCGCAGCGAGCGCGTGACAACGAGGCGCTTTTCGAGGCCGCCCAGCAGGGCACCTTCGACGACCTCGTGGTGGCGATCTGGCGGACCTACACCCGCCCGGAGCAGCTGTCGCGCGTCCGCGGCTTCTTTCACGTCGTGGGTCTGGCCGCGTACAGCCCGGAGAACTTTCGTGAGTTCATCGACTCGCTCGACGACCTGACCAAGATCCTGGCCTCACTCGCGGAACGCGAAGGGCTCGACGCCGAGGAAGCGCTGACCACCGCCACCGTCACCATCGCCGCGATTCGTGGCCTGCTCCTCCAGGAGGTCCTGACTCCGGCAGCCCACTCGGAGGACGCGGTCGCCTTGATCCTGCGCATGCGCCGGGACCAATCCGCTCCACGGACACCTCCGGGGCCTTGA
- a CDS encoding amidohydrolase family protein, protein MGPFQITGATVVDGSGRDPVDVAVTVEDGRIAQLGASSASGERLDAGGLTMTPGLIDAHVHLGLSSPIQPQFSFRLSAAEIAADIFATAGATLDAGFTTVRDTGGIDGGVVTTIAKGKVRGPRVLSCGPVQCQTGGHGYYGAEWEPTELWSSHHVPGLCALSMMSGNADELRGNVREAFRRGASFLKLCVTGGVVGAHDRLTDTQFTVDEIAVAVQEAAARGTYVTVHAHNNDGIRNAVEAGVRCVEHGTDLDESTATLMATNEVSLVPTFAVVEQLLHDTAGAGLDESARERVLGVRERMTEALAIATKAGVRIGLGSDLLGPAQHRRGEELTLRAQLQTPMDALVAATKTNAEILGLADRVGVIAAGMQADLVLWNGNPLDDPKLFTDPANAVLVVQAGRIVKDIR, encoded by the coding sequence GTGGGACCTTTCCAGATAACCGGCGCGACGGTCGTCGACGGGTCGGGCCGCGACCCCGTCGACGTCGCCGTCACCGTCGAGGACGGGCGCATCGCCCAGCTGGGTGCCTCCAGCGCATCCGGTGAGCGCCTGGATGCCGGGGGGCTGACGATGACGCCCGGGCTGATCGACGCGCACGTTCACCTGGGCCTGTCGAGCCCGATCCAGCCGCAGTTCTCGTTTCGGCTCTCCGCCGCGGAGATCGCGGCGGACATCTTCGCCACGGCCGGCGCGACGCTCGACGCCGGCTTCACGACCGTCCGGGACACCGGCGGCATCGACGGCGGCGTCGTCACCACGATCGCCAAAGGCAAGGTCAGGGGGCCACGGGTCCTGTCGTGCGGGCCCGTGCAGTGCCAGACCGGCGGGCACGGCTACTACGGAGCCGAGTGGGAACCCACCGAGCTGTGGAGCAGCCATCACGTTCCCGGCCTGTGCGCCCTGTCGATGATGTCGGGCAACGCCGACGAGCTGCGGGGCAACGTACGCGAGGCCTTCCGCCGCGGCGCCTCGTTCCTGAAACTCTGCGTGACCGGCGGCGTGGTCGGTGCGCACGATCGGCTGACCGACACCCAGTTCACCGTGGACGAGATCGCCGTCGCCGTCCAGGAAGCCGCGGCCCGGGGCACCTATGTGACGGTGCACGCCCACAACAACGACGGCATCCGCAACGCCGTCGAGGCCGGGGTGCGCTGCGTCGAACACGGCACCGACCTCGACGAGTCCACGGCCACCCTGATGGCCACCAACGAGGTCTCCCTGGTGCCCACGTTCGCCGTCGTCGAGCAACTGCTGCACGACACCGCCGGAGCCGGCCTCGACGAGTCGGCCCGCGAGCGTGTGCTGGGTGTTCGCGAGCGGATGACCGAGGCACTCGCCATCGCCACAAAGGCCGGAGTGCGGATCGGACTGGGCTCCGATCTCCTCGGCCCGGCTCAGCACCGCCGAGGCGAAGAACTCACCTTGCGCGCACAGCTGCAGACACCGATGGACGCACTCGTGGCGGCCACAAAAACCAACGCCGAAATCCTCGGCCTGGCCGACCGAGTGGGCGTCATCGCGGCCGGCATGCAAGCGGACCTCGTGCTCTGGAACGGCAACCCGCTCGACGATCCGAAACTCTTCACCGACCCCGCCAACGCCGTACTCGTCGTCCAAGCCGGACGTATTGTGAAGGACATCCGATGA
- a CDS encoding alpha/beta hydrolase yields the protein MNTMWQGCLADTDYFEIRSSGGHDYGIWVTTPPGYDPATTPAPAVYVLDGNWAVGMTAPLIVTQLDPMQRIQPYIQISVGYAGDDAQHWDRLRNRDLVPPGEPIAKELIDAVEAGVQAGARTREESDAYLAELRDTHADAFLRFLTTELHPRIERDYGTATSGHGLFGYSYGGLFSLYTWLTSSTLFDSIGAGSPGVTGENSQIFTLLHELGDRLPAAQLHVTLNEQELLGDLPIYQNLTKNTATLLHHLTARNATVTSTVLSETHVTGLQASFLSYLRTCRAQ from the coding sequence ATGAACACCATGTGGCAAGGCTGCCTCGCCGACACCGACTACTTCGAGATCCGCTCCAGCGGCGGGCACGACTACGGCATCTGGGTCACCACACCACCGGGCTACGACCCCGCCACAACGCCAGCGCCCGCGGTGTACGTGCTCGACGGCAACTGGGCCGTGGGCATGACAGCTCCGCTCATCGTCACCCAGCTGGACCCCATGCAGCGGATCCAGCCCTACATCCAGATCAGCGTCGGCTACGCCGGCGACGACGCGCAGCACTGGGACCGGCTGCGCAACAGAGACCTCGTACCCCCCGGCGAACCCATCGCCAAGGAACTCATCGACGCCGTCGAAGCGGGAGTCCAGGCGGGCGCGAGGACACGCGAGGAATCCGACGCCTACCTCGCCGAACTACGCGACACCCACGCCGACGCGTTCCTGAGGTTCCTCACCACGGAACTACACCCCCGGATCGAACGCGACTACGGCACAGCCACCAGCGGTCACGGCCTGTTCGGCTACTCCTACGGCGGGCTGTTCAGCCTCTACACCTGGCTCACCAGCAGCACACTCTTCGACAGCATCGGAGCGGGCAGCCCCGGCGTCACCGGCGAAAACAGCCAGATCTTCACCCTGCTCCACGAGCTGGGCGACCGCCTGCCCGCCGCCCAGCTTCACGTGACCCTCAACGAACAAGAGCTACTCGGAGACCTGCCCATCTACCAAAACCTCACCAAGAACACAGCCACCCTCCTGCACCACCTCACCGCACGCAACGCAACCGTCACCAGCACAGTCCTGAGCGAAACACACGTAACCGGCCTGCAAGCCTCATTCCTCAGCTACCTCAGGACCTGCCGTGCCCAGTAA
- a CDS encoding HNH endonuclease: MDVLVLNAGYEPLQRVSVPHAVRMLVRNVAVVHEAGAGPAFGVYPRPRIVRLLKYVVMKWRYGAQPRWSRRGVLRRDKHLCAYCGRRAATVDHVVPLSRGGERTSWLNTVAACGGCNARKANNLPREVGMNLRFPPRVPTWDELSELVPR, translated from the coding sequence GTGGACGTTCTAGTGCTGAACGCGGGATACGAGCCGCTGCAACGGGTTTCCGTGCCGCACGCGGTGCGCATGCTGGTGCGCAACGTGGCGGTGGTCCACGAAGCGGGCGCCGGCCCGGCGTTCGGCGTCTACCCGCGCCCGCGCATCGTGCGGCTGCTGAAGTACGTCGTGATGAAATGGCGTTACGGCGCGCAGCCGCGCTGGTCACGCCGCGGCGTGCTCCGCCGGGACAAGCACCTCTGCGCGTACTGCGGCAGGCGCGCCGCCACCGTTGACCACGTGGTGCCGCTCTCGCGCGGCGGGGAGCGGACGTCCTGGCTGAACACGGTTGCCGCGTGCGGTGGCTGCAACGCGCGCAAGGCGAACAACCTGCCCCGCGAGGTGGGCATGAACCTGCGCTTTCCTCCGCGCGTCCCCACCTGGGACGAGTTGTCCGAACTCGTGCCCAGGTGA